One Penaeus vannamei isolate JL-2024 chromosome 27, ASM4276789v1, whole genome shotgun sequence genomic window carries:
- the LOC138866804 gene encoding uncharacterized protein, with protein MDENLIKIFITLSSLALESLLEGVGWIGSGQDYGLRTGADGIEGGEPVGAMLQETVMQFLDVLDQPAMKLLPDFASPTLSMVIYAAFPLLLIFTLYAGVMLWATSSVQRVDHLHSTISELNAKADQITQGISALAQIYIDNPPGYRRSQGHQQSGGR; from the exons ATGGATGAAAACCTCATCAAAATCTTCATCACTCTATCATCAC TGGCACTGGAATCCCTCCTCGAAGGCGTAGGATGGATAGGCTCCGGGCAGGATTACGGGCTGAGGACAGGCGCGgatgggatagaaggaggagagccTGTAGGAGCCATGTTGCAGGAGACCGTGATGCAATTTCTGGATGTCCTTGACCAGCCTGCAATGAAGCTCCTGCCGGATTTTGCTTCACC GACCTTATCGATGGTGATCTATGCTGCGTTCCCGCTGCTTCTGATCTTCACTCTATACGCCGGTGTGATGCTGTGGGCGACGTCTAGTGTTCAGCGGGTGGACCACTTGCAtag CACCATCTCGGAACTGAACGCCAAAGCGGACCAGATCACCCAGGGCATCTCGGCGCTGGCACAGATCTACATCGACAATCCCCCGGGGTACAGACGCAGCCAGGGGCACCAGCAGAGTGGGGGGCGCTGA